From the genome of Desulfobotulus pelophilus:
GCGCTTTATCAATCCCCATAAATACAAGGTATCCATATCCGAATCGTTAAAAGAGCTGCGCTGTTCCATGATACGGTCCCGCGCAGGGGAAAGGGAGTACTGATGTCTGGAAAAATGGCTTTTGTGATTGTGGATGTCCAAAATGATTTCTGCCCCGGCGGTGCGCTGGGGGTTGCCGGGGGTGACAGGGTTATCGCTCCCATCAACCGGGTAGCACGGCTGTTTGCCGAGGCCGGTCTGCCTGTTTTTGTCAGCCGGGACTGGCATCCTCCGGAAACCGGACATTTTGAGATCTTCGGAGGCCCATGGCCGGTGCATTGCGTGCAGGAAAGCAGGGGGGCAGCCTTCCATCCGGACCTGGAGCTGCCCCATGGATCTACGGTTGTTTCCAAGGGAAAAGATCCGGACAGTGACGGATATTCTGCATTTGAAGCCTTTACGGATGAGGGACATTCTCTGGGAGAGCTTCTGCACAGGGCAGGTGTGCATCATCTTGTCATAGGAGGTCTGGCCACGGATTACTGTGTGCGGGCAACGGCGCTGGAAGCCCTTGCACAGGGCTTTCGGGTTACGGTACTGGAGGATGGGGTTGCGGGTGTGAATGTGAAACCTGGAGATTCCCTCCGTGCCATGGAAACTATGAAAGCGGAAGGGGCCCGTTTCATCCGGGCCCATAATCTGGTCATTGAGACTTGAGAGAAGAAGGCGGGCTTTCTGTTTCTTTCATGAATGCTGAACGGCAGAGCGGTTGATAAGCCGGACCGGTTTTTATTCCGGAGTGGGATCAGTCCGGTTTTGTTTTGAGCAGGAAGAAAGAAAGTCCGCAATGGCCCGGTTAACGGGCTGGGGTGCTTCCACGGGGGAAAGATGGCCTGCTCTGTCAATACAGATGAGGGTGGAGCCGGAAATATGGTCTTTGAGATACTGGCCGTATTTTACCGGAGAGAGTTGATCATCGGATGCGGTGAGGATGAGTACGGGAGCTGTGATCTGGTGCAGCCGGTCCATGATGTCAAAATCGTCACAGGCCCTGAAGTCTTTTAGGATAGTTTCCGGTCTGTCAATGGATGCGGCATCCAGAATAGGCTTTACGGTATCGGCGGGTGTGGATGGAGAAATGCTGAGCTGTGTCTGGAGATTTTTAAAGTGGTTACAATCCTTTTCAACCATCTCAAAAATCATTGGGTTTACCCGGAGTCTGGCCCCGGAATTGATGATGATACCACCGGAAAAGCGGGTGGAATTATCCGTGAGCAGGGTCAGCACAATGGCCCCGCCCATGGAAATGCCACAGATAAAGGGCTTTTCAATTTTTATCTCATCCAGAAAGGCCGTAATGTGGGAAGCCTGTTCTGCCACGGTAGTGCAGGCGGGCAGTTGCGAAGTCTTTCGTCCGGGAAGGGTGATGGCAAGGCAGTTGACGGAAGAAGTCAGCCCTTCCATCTGCCGTTGCCAGAAACGGCCATCCAGACCGGCCCCGTGAATAAAGAGCAGAGTGGGTTTTTCCGGGTCAAAGGGAGCGTTTCCCTGAAACCAGACAAAAGGTGTCTTTTGGATGGTTTGCATGGCTGATATCCTTTGCTTTGGGAGTTGTGTGCATGGGCAACCTCGAAGCAGCGCTTGTATTCAGGTGAGGTGGCCGTTCCCTGACGGCACCCTTTGCAACCGGCATGTGTAAAATGGTCTAGCAGCACCCTAAAGGAAGGGTAGTTTTCGAAAACGGCATGGACCCGGAGAACCGCTTTGCGTAATAGTCGAAAGCTCCGAGCAGTCTTTTTAGCTCCGTGGCCTTTATTTTTATATCACCGTTGACATAGCTTATGCATTGCGAACAGTTCAACCCGCAAGGTGCAAGCACTCTGACGATTGTATCATAGTTCATATTTTTTCATCCTTCCTGTGTTCTGACGGGGAGAAATGTATCTGTTCCATGGTTGAATTTTTCTCCTGACCGGCTTTGGGCGCAGATCCGGTGAGAAATGGCGGTTCAGGCTGATAGGCGAAAGCGCAAAATCCAGCGCTGATGAGACTCTCATGAAGCCAGTCCCTGCTTACCGGGGCATCAGCGCGAATACACCCCAGCCCAGATATTCACGCGTGTAGGTGGCATAGCGTTCTGGTTCTGAGGTCAGTTTGGCACGAACCTCATGGACCAGTTCGTCTTCAGGACTGGTCTCAAGCCACCGGCGCATGGTGAGCCATTTGGCGGCCTCGTATCTGTCCCACCCATCCTGATCAGCCAGAACCATTTCAACGACATCGTAACCCAGATCTCTGAAAGACACGAGAAGTTCCGGAAGCACAAGAAAGTCGGATATGGCGTTGGCAAGGCAGCCCCTGGCAACATCTTCCGTTGGCGGTAACTGTCGCCAGTAGGGCTCGCCGATGAGAACGATCCCCCCGGTGCGCAGGCTGCGTGTCAAAAGCTCCAGCGTGCCGGAAATACCTCCGCCAATCCAGCTAGCACCGACACAGGCTGCCACATCGACCTTGTCGTCAGAAACATGGCCTGCAGCATCATCATGGATAAATGTGACCTTATCGCTAACTCCGAGTTCTTCCGCGCGTAGTGTTGCCTGCCCGGTAAATAGCGGGCTCATGTCGATGCCTGTACCCATAATTCCGTAATCGCGCGCCCATGTGCACAGCATCTCGCCGGAACCGCTGCCGAGGTCAAGAATTCGGGCTCCCGGTTCCAGACGCAGCGCCGCGCCAAGAGTTGCGAATTTTTCTGATGTGAAGGGGTTATGGATGCGGTGGGCACTTTCGGTGATGTTGAAGATCCGTGGAATATCCAATGAGGACAGTCTCCTTAAAAATATGAATAGATTGGGGTTACGCCTGACGCATTTATCACCTGCCGGTGTGGAGCGGCAGCGAAATAACTGACAGGTGCAAAAAACGGTTAGGCCAGGCCTACTGATCCGCCATAGCCAGCCTGGCTCCAATGGCTGCGAAAGTTGCTGCAAATGATCGTTGAAGCCAGCGGACCAACGCAGGTGAACCAGTCACGTGCTTGCTTATACCATTCGCTACGAGGCCATAGATAATAAAGGTGATCAACGTCATAACCATGAATACCAAGCTTAGCCGTATCATTATCAGCATGGTCGAGGCCTCTCCGGATGAGACAAAAAGCGGCAGAAAGGCCAGGAAGAATATGGACAGTTTAGGGTTGAGGATGTTTACTAAAAATCCCTTGAGCATGATCTTGAAAAAACCGTATTTCACGGAATTAGGATTGAGTTTCAATGCGCCCGTTTCATGCCACATGGACCAGGCAAGATAGAACAAATAGAGGACACCTGCTAATTTGACGCACTGAAAGGCAACGGAGCTCATATGCAAAATAGCCGATAGCCCGAGGATGCAGGCGGTGAGGTGCGGAAGAATACCGGCTGTGCAGCCAATTGCGGCGGCAATGCTCGACCGCCAGCCAAAGAAAAGTC
Proteins encoded in this window:
- a CDS encoding nicotinamidase, translating into MSGKMAFVIVDVQNDFCPGGALGVAGGDRVIAPINRVARLFAEAGLPVFVSRDWHPPETGHFEIFGGPWPVHCVQESRGAAFHPDLELPHGSTVVSKGKDPDSDGYSAFEAFTDEGHSLGELLHRAGVHHLVIGGLATDYCVRATALEALAQGFRVTVLEDGVAGVNVKPGDSLRAMETMKAEGARFIRAHNLVIET
- a CDS encoding alpha/beta fold hydrolase; the encoded protein is MQTIQKTPFVWFQGNAPFDPEKPTLLFIHGAGLDGRFWQRQMEGLTSSVNCLAITLPGRKTSQLPACTTVAEQASHITAFLDEIKIEKPFICGISMGGAIVLTLLTDNSTRFSGGIIINSGARLRVNPMIFEMVEKDCNHFKNLQTQLSISPSTPADTVKPILDAASIDRPETILKDFRACDDFDIMDRLHQITAPVLILTASDDQLSPVKYGQYLKDHISGSTLICIDRAGHLSPVEAPQPVNRAIADFLSSCSKQNRTDPTPE
- a CDS encoding SAM-dependent methyltransferase, translating into MDIPRIFNITESAHRIHNPFTSEKFATLGAALRLEPGARILDLGSGSGEMLCTWARDYGIMGTGIDMSPLFTGQATLRAEELGVSDKVTFIHDDAAGHVSDDKVDVAACVGASWIGGGISGTLELLTRSLRTGGIVLIGEPYWRQLPPTEDVARGCLANAISDFLVLPELLVSFRDLGYDVVEMVLADQDGWDRYEAAKWLTMRRWLETSPEDELVHEVRAKLTSEPERYATYTREYLGWGVFALMPR
- a CDS encoding LysE family translocator encodes the protein MLPTKPEKEIALFDPEFLLTSLIVILIPGTGVIYTVSTGLFFGWRSSIAAAIGCTAGILPHLTACILGLSAILHMSSVAFQCVKLAGVLYLFYLAWSMWHETGALKLNPNSVKYGFFKIMLKGFLVNILNPKLSIFFLAFLPLFVSSGEASTMLIMIRLSLVFMVMTLITFIIYGLVANGISKHVTGSPALVRWLQRSFAATFAAIGARLAMADQ